The Candidatus Omnitrophota bacterium DNA window CTTTCTCCCGTGAGGATCCTTTCATAGCCCACGCTAAGATCCGGCACATAGTCGAGCTTGGCCAGCCCAACACCCAGCTCAGCTTCAGCCGCATTGTGCTGCACGGATTTTAGAAGCGGATTGTCCCTTCTCCAGCCGTTGGCCAGAGATTCAGTGTCCGCGGCGAACTGGGTTTGCGGAATCCTCTCGGGCAAGGGCAAAACCGCGTCCCAATCCCGGTTGAGCAGGGCATTGAGACGCCCCGCCACCACAGGAATCATGTCCTTGAGTGTTTCCACTTCGTTGGCCAAACGCCCCAGCTCCACCTGTGCCTTCAAGAGATCCTGGTTGCTGGCGCCGCCGGATTTGAACTTGGTCTGCGCCACTCGCTCCAAGTTCACCAAAAGATTCAAGTTCTCCTCGTTGATGGCCAGAGCCTTGGCCAGATAGGCAAACTCATAGAACGCGCTCTTTACGTCCGCCCGCAAACGCAAATGCTGCGACCGGAATTTTTCGTATTCCGCCCGCGCATTCTCAAGCGCAACCAGTCCTTTCTTGCGCAGCTTCCATGGAAAAGGAATGCTCTGCTCGATGCGGTACCGCGCCTCCTGCGGCCCCACCCGGGTTTGGACCGGCTCCAGTTGATTGCTGTAGCTGAGC harbors:
- a CDS encoding TolC family protein produces the protein LSYSNQLEPVQTRVGPQEARYRIEQSIPFPWKLRKKGLVALENARAEYEKFRSQHLRLRADVKSAFYEFAYLAKALAINEENLNLLVNLERVAQTKFKSGGASNQDLLKAQVELGRLANEVETLKDMIPVVAGRLNALLNRDWDAVLPLPERIPQTQFAADTESLANGWRRDNPLLKSVQHNAAEAELGVGLAKLDYVPDLSVGYERILTGESMTGVSGSGEDAEMVMVSINLPLWLHSRRARVREAEAELNASRESAEAFLRDLDSRGTMAAYQYRNARRQAGLYEHALLPKANQALKAAQTDYSGGRTDFLTLVDSQRTLLEFHLAYYRAVASAEQYLAELEVLAGRSLGEAIP